A DNA window from Heliomicrobium undosum contains the following coding sequences:
- a CDS encoding DUF1091 domain-containing protein produces MSIAEISKRLKSGESIICNPSSIDSLEFTGSSIVGTRSLYLTSQGRVFAHDTGGLFGDPKLITVQLQKGDLRTSFEEQVRVAYSKKNDYNLSFTIVFSLPDFLSLCSRSPGLFEIPAERTYIKLEQGFFPVNLKIAGHAIVLTSGVYKNKLDLTRATACQYEKPYIKLSGRFTWSDECKREKTIKKAELLVLDEHAARSVVEAWSRLPKLFDLVPIDAMLFPGEYTGRLDQAGTRRKPALLALSQDMAQIVDEERMRVLAEQLIDDEEPSIAYDSYTQSLYFFRDDDNCRISLNGLKMEEQVHLAERFAGQWVIFETGVFGSLADMACIDETLLFVHSPGECRFIDPDGMETVHRFSDQDAEFYFNSSGIPFIVYREQVLSLILREEDKQEEYQQFWKTGLPLQKLSRKSLCLAENSSQPFIFRFDADGCALMQDPQRHLDKFAYSSLKRIQYLELAQEEDDFCRIVLLIQGRGDVPLRAPMQTIKGLIQSQYQSLKKEATLALPDNSLFAQWTQNVNDYIMTQLFSQFFVIEAEIQTLQATEAEEKEKLAQQANYLYYAVQGLKKHLDMLSIYLPLMLKQEEQRLARKAKQNVKVEVFKSLQRGLSGITGQISRSLGDVERSLGPISYVIVPQPEIEEDNSDLARWGATLASVAINPAYAVNLVRMFFDEDARDNRERAKDELEKNRLKLYVEQAIHSYEYLMRAVLPYCISETSETVNKCYKSLGDSYAVLLKLKPAREMLFERFCELHLYKEMPVSPSHLLTRRAMLEKIRSSMERMNGFIRQCRWSE; encoded by the coding sequence ATGTCGATTGCAGAGATCAGCAAGAGATTGAAATCAGGCGAGTCGATCATCTGCAACCCCAGCAGCATTGATTCGCTGGAGTTTACAGGCTCCTCAATCGTCGGAACGCGCAGCCTCTATCTCACCAGTCAGGGACGGGTCTTTGCGCACGATACAGGCGGCTTGTTCGGCGACCCCAAGTTGATTACTGTCCAACTGCAAAAAGGCGATCTGCGGACGAGTTTTGAAGAACAGGTTCGCGTCGCTTACAGCAAGAAAAATGATTACAACCTGTCCTTCACCATCGTTTTTTCCCTCCCCGACTTCCTGTCCCTTTGCAGCCGGTCACCCGGCCTCTTTGAAATCCCGGCCGAGCGCACCTATATCAAGTTGGAACAGGGCTTCTTTCCCGTCAATTTGAAGATCGCCGGTCACGCCATTGTCCTTACTTCCGGCGTCTATAAAAACAAATTGGACTTGACGCGGGCGACCGCCTGCCAGTATGAAAAACCCTACATCAAATTGTCGGGACGCTTCACATGGTCCGATGAGTGCAAAAGAGAAAAAACAATAAAGAAGGCCGAACTGCTGGTCTTGGATGAGCATGCGGCGCGAAGCGTCGTCGAAGCCTGGTCCCGTCTGCCCAAACTATTCGATCTCGTGCCCATCGACGCCATGCTCTTCCCCGGAGAATACACGGGCCGGCTGGATCAGGCGGGAACGCGCCGGAAGCCGGCGCTGCTGGCGCTGAGCCAAGATATGGCTCAAATCGTCGATGAAGAACGGATGCGCGTCCTGGCCGAACAACTCATAGACGACGAGGAACCATCCATCGCCTACGATTCCTACACCCAATCGCTCTATTTCTTCCGCGATGATGACAACTGCCGCATCTCCCTCAATGGTCTGAAAATGGAGGAACAGGTCCATCTGGCGGAGCGCTTCGCCGGGCAATGGGTCATCTTCGAAACAGGTGTCTTCGGCAGCCTCGCCGATATGGCCTGCATCGATGAAACCCTCCTCTTTGTCCACAGCCCGGGCGAATGCCGGTTTATCGATCCCGACGGGATGGAAACGGTCCATCGCTTTTCAGACCAGGATGCCGAGTTTTATTTCAACAGCAGCGGCATCCCCTTTATCGTCTACCGAGAACAGGTTCTCTCCCTAATCCTCCGCGAGGAGGACAAACAGGAGGAGTACCAGCAGTTCTGGAAGACAGGCTTGCCGTTGCAAAAACTCTCCCGCAAGAGCTTGTGCCTTGCCGAGAACAGCAGCCAGCCCTTCATCTTCCGCTTTGACGCCGATGGATGCGCCTTGATGCAGGATCCCCAACGCCATCTGGACAAGTTCGCCTATTCCTCCCTCAAGCGGATTCAGTACCTGGAACTCGCCCAGGAGGAAGATGACTTTTGCCGCATCGTGCTGTTGATCCAGGGGCGCGGCGATGTTCCCCTGCGCGCGCCGATGCAGACGATCAAGGGGCTGATTCAATCCCAGTACCAGTCTCTAAAAAAAGAAGCCACCCTGGCGCTGCCCGACAACAGTCTTTTTGCCCAGTGGACCCAGAACGTCAACGACTACATCATGACGCAACTGTTTTCCCAATTCTTCGTCATCGAAGCGGAGATCCAGACCCTACAAGCGACAGAGGCGGAGGAAAAAGAGAAACTGGCCCAACAGGCCAACTACCTCTACTATGCCGTTCAGGGTCTGAAAAAACACCTGGACATGCTCAGCATCTACCTGCCGCTGATGCTGAAACAGGAAGAGCAGCGCCTGGCCCGCAAGGCAAAGCAGAATGTCAAGGTAGAGGTGTTCAAGAGCCTGCAGCGGGGGCTCTCCGGCATCACCGGGCAAATCTCTCGTTCCCTTGGGGACGTGGAACGCAGCTTGGGGCCGATCTCTTACGTCATCGTCCCGCAGCCTGAAATAGAAGAGGACAACAGCGATCTGGCCAGATGGGGCGCCACGCTGGCCTCGGTGGCCATCAACCCCGCCTACGCGGTCAATCTGGTGCGCATGTTCTTCGATGAAGACGCCCGCGACAACAGGGAAAGAGCCAAGGATGAACTGGAGAAAAACCGTTTGAAGCTCTATGTGGAGCAGGCCATTCACAGCTACGAGTATTTGATGCGGGCCGTTCTCCCCTACTGCATTTCCGAGACGAGCGAGACGGTGAACAAGTGCTACAAGAGCCTCGGCGACTCTTACGCCGTCCTGTTGAAGCTGAAACCGGCCCGGGAGATGCTCTTCGAACGATTCTGCGAACTGCACCTGTATAAAGAGATGCCTGTGAGCCCCTCCCACCTGCTGACCCGGCGGGCCATGCTGGAGAAGATCCGCAGTTCCATGGAGCGA
- a CDS encoding cysteine peptidase family C39 domain-containing protein: MPNGNVKDPNIIEADPLIGTPVEDSEVFPGQQNYEDTCAIRSQQFIIEQFTGLPMTEEQLMAEASANGWYTPGGGTPLEDVGNLLELHGIPVNRIENANIFNLANELAQGHKVIIGVDSGELWQEQPILSNIADQLGISGTDHAVVVSGIDTSDPEHIKVIVSDPGTGEAAATYPLEDFLDAWQDSGCYMVSTQEPAPPHLPEMENFDYAAGYIPAVGDVPFEEMQDLMYHPDEWWRLTETAWDQDALGSVDHEAEGDPAHINHEGKESLVDLLDDNDDTPTSIEELIEDLNPFDSDDDTGNPSDHHDQDHGQENLHSYADLLDDPADGDDWL, from the coding sequence ATGCCCAACGGCAACGTCAAAGACCCCAACATCATCGAAGCCGATCCGCTCATCGGAACGCCGGTGGAAGACAGTGAGGTCTTTCCCGGTCAGCAGAACTACGAAGATACCTGCGCCATTCGTTCCCAGCAATTTATCATCGAACAGTTCACTGGACTCCCCATGACGGAGGAACAGTTGATGGCAGAGGCCAGCGCCAACGGCTGGTATACCCCTGGCGGCGGAACGCCCCTCGAAGATGTAGGCAATCTGCTGGAACTGCACGGTATCCCTGTCAACCGCATCGAGAACGCCAACATCTTCAATCTGGCCAATGAACTGGCCCAAGGACATAAGGTGATCATCGGCGTCGATTCAGGTGAACTTTGGCAGGAACAGCCCATCTTGAGCAACATCGCCGATCAACTGGGCATCTCCGGAACGGACCATGCGGTTGTTGTCAGCGGGATCGACACATCCGACCCGGAACATATCAAAGTCATCGTCAGCGATCCCGGGACGGGAGAAGCGGCGGCTACATATCCCCTAGAGGATTTTCTTGATGCCTGGCAGGACAGCGGATGCTACATGGTGTCCACCCAGGAACCGGCGCCTCCCCACCTCCCCGAGATGGAGAACTTCGACTACGCAGCAGGCTACATTCCCGCCGTTGGGGACGTGCCCTTTGAAGAAATGCAGGATCTCATGTATCATCCCGATGAATGGTGGCGTCTGACCGAGACGGCCTGGGACCAGGACGCCCTGGGGTCTGTCGATCACGAGGCAGAAGGCGATCCGGCCCACATTAACCATGAAGGCAAGGAAAGCCTCGTAGACCTGCTCGATGACAATGACGACACGCCCACGTCCATTGAAGAACTGATCGAAGATCTCAATCCCTTCGACTCAGACGATGATACCGGTAACCCTTCTGACCATCATGACCAAGATCATGGGCAGGAAAACCTTCACTCCTATGCCGATCTGCTCGACGACCCTGCAGATGGAGATGATTGGCTGTAA